The following proteins are encoded in a genomic region of Bradyrhizobium sp. SK17:
- the rpoC gene encoding DNA-directed RNA polymerase subunit beta', with protein MNQEIMNLFNPTTPAQVFDQIRISIASPEKILSWSYGEIKKPETINYRTFKPERDGLFCARIFGPIKDYECLCGKYKRMKYKGIICEKCSVEVTLSRVRRERMGHIELAAPVAHIWFLKSLPSRIGLLLDMTLKDLERILYFEYYVVLEPGLTALKDRQLLSEDEYLKAQDEYGQDSFTAMIGAEAIRELLKGLELEKLEATLRADMAETDSDIKHKKLAKRLKIVEAFRVSGNKPEWMIMTVVPVIPPDLRPLVPLDGGRFATSDLNDLYRRVINRNNRLKRLMELRAPDIIIRNEKRMLQEAVDALFDNGRRGRVITGANKRPLKSLADMLKGKQGRFRQNLLGKRVDYSGRSVIVVGPELRLHQCGLPKKMALELFKPFIYSRLDAKGLSTTVKQAKKLVEKERPEVWDILDEVIREHPVLLNRAPTLHRLGIQAFEPVLIEGKAIQLHPLVCAAFNADFDGDQMAVHVPLSLEAQLEARVLMMSTNNILHPANGQPIIVPSQDIVLGLYYVSIMREGLPGEGKIFGDMAELEHALHSKVIHLHTKIKYRWEGMDEEGKMSKRWIETTAGRVMLGNLLPKSTKISYDIINKLMTKREISGVIDQVYRHCGQKETVIFCDRIMALGFYNAFKAGISFGKDDMVVPASKWKIVDQTRTLAKDFEQQYNDGLITHGEKYNKVVDAWSKAGEEVAKAMMKEISSTKKTAAGADADINSIYMMAHSGARGSPAQMRQLAGMRGLMAKPSGEIIETPIISNFKEGLSVLEYFNSTHGARKGLADTALKTANSGYLTRRLVDVAQDCIITQTDCGTKLGIKMRAIVDAGTVVASLGSRILGRTACDDVRDPATNEVVIKRDTLMEESHVDAIQQAGIQEVKIRSALTCELINGICAKCYGRDLARGTPVNHGEAVGVIAAQSIGEPGTQLTMRTFHIGGAAQLNEQSFVESNFDGKIVIRNKAIARNSEGSLIAMVRNMVVAIVDADGAERATHRIQYGSKMHVDEGDMVKRGQRIAEWDPYTRPVLTEVEGTIGFEDLVEGQSISETLDESTGIAKRVVIDWRTTRGGSDLRPAIVVKGKDGKVLKLARGGDARYMLSVDAILSVDIGAKVMPGDILARISTESAKTRDITGGLPRVAELFEARKPKDAAIIAETAGTIRFGRDYKNKRRISIEPMDKTEEPREYLIPKGKHIHLQDGDIVEKGDFIVEGNPAPHDILAIKGIEELAAYLVNEIQEVYRLQGVLINDKHIEVIVRQMLQKVEVTDQGDTDMISGEQVDKIEFDALNTKAKEEGKKPATGTPVLLGITKASLQTRSFFSAASFQETTRVLTEAAVNGKIDPLEGLKENVIVGRLIPAGTGASMARIREVAVKRDKLILDEREKQQAAIVPTAPEAEPLALPPAE; from the coding sequence ATGAATCAAGAGATTATGAATCTTTTCAATCCGACGACGCCGGCTCAGGTCTTCGACCAGATCCGGATTTCGATCGCGTCTCCGGAGAAGATTCTGTCCTGGTCGTACGGCGAGATCAAGAAGCCCGAGACCATCAACTACCGCACCTTCAAGCCGGAGCGCGACGGTCTGTTCTGCGCCCGCATCTTCGGGCCGATCAAGGACTACGAGTGCTTGTGCGGCAAGTACAAGCGGATGAAGTACAAGGGCATCATCTGCGAGAAGTGCTCGGTCGAGGTGACGCTGTCGCGCGTTCGGCGCGAGCGCATGGGCCATATCGAGCTGGCGGCGCCGGTCGCCCACATCTGGTTCCTGAAGTCGCTGCCGTCGCGCATCGGCCTCCTGCTCGACATGACGCTGAAGGATCTCGAGCGGATCCTGTACTTCGAGTACTACGTCGTGCTGGAGCCGGGTCTGACCGCGCTGAAGGACCGTCAGCTGCTGTCGGAAGACGAGTATCTGAAGGCGCAGGACGAGTACGGCCAGGACAGCTTCACCGCCATGATCGGCGCCGAGGCGATCCGCGAGCTGCTGAAGGGTCTCGAGCTCGAGAAGCTCGAGGCGACTTTGCGTGCCGACATGGCGGAGACCGACTCCGACATCAAGCACAAGAAGCTTGCCAAGCGTCTGAAGATCGTCGAGGCGTTCCGCGTCTCCGGCAACAAGCCGGAATGGATGATCATGACGGTGGTGCCGGTGATCCCGCCGGACCTGCGTCCGCTGGTGCCGCTCGACGGCGGCCGGTTCGCGACCTCGGACCTCAACGACCTGTATCGCCGCGTCATCAACCGCAACAACCGCTTGAAGCGGCTGATGGAGCTGCGTGCGCCCGACATCATCATCCGCAACGAAAAGCGCATGCTGCAGGAGGCCGTCGACGCGCTGTTCGACAACGGCCGCCGTGGCCGCGTCATCACGGGTGCCAACAAGCGTCCGCTGAAGTCGCTCGCCGACATGCTGAAGGGCAAGCAGGGCCGGTTCCGTCAGAACCTGCTCGGCAAGCGCGTCGACTATTCGGGCCGTTCGGTGATCGTGGTCGGTCCCGAACTGCGCCTGCATCAGTGCGGCCTGCCGAAGAAGATGGCGCTCGAGCTGTTCAAGCCGTTCATCTACTCGCGGCTCGACGCCAAGGGCCTCTCCACCACGGTGAAGCAGGCCAAGAAGCTGGTCGAGAAGGAGCGTCCGGAGGTCTGGGATATTCTCGACGAGGTGATCCGCGAGCATCCGGTGCTGCTGAACCGCGCGCCGACGCTGCATCGTCTGGGCATCCAGGCGTTCGAGCCGGTGCTGATCGAAGGCAAGGCGATCCAGCTGCATCCGCTGGTCTGCGCCGCCTTCAACGCCGACTTCGACGGCGACCAGATGGCCGTGCACGTTCCGCTGTCGCTCGAAGCGCAGCTGGAAGCGCGCGTGCTGATGATGTCGACCAACAACATCCTGCATCCGGCGAACGGCCAGCCGATCATCGTGCCGTCGCAGGACATCGTGCTCGGCCTCTACTACGTCTCGATCATGCGCGAAGGCCTGCCCGGCGAGGGCAAGATCTTCGGCGACATGGCCGAGCTCGAGCACGCCCTGCATTCGAAGGTCATCCACCTCCACACCAAGATCAAGTACCGGTGGGAAGGCATGGACGAGGAAGGCAAGATGTCGAAGCGGTGGATCGAAACCACCGCCGGTCGCGTCATGCTCGGCAATCTGCTGCCGAAGAGCACCAAGATCTCGTACGACATCATCAACAAGCTGATGACCAAGCGCGAGATCTCCGGCGTGATCGACCAAGTCTACCGTCACTGCGGTCAGAAGGAGACGGTGATCTTCTGCGACCGCATCATGGCGCTCGGCTTCTACAACGCCTTCAAGGCGGGCATCTCGTTCGGCAAGGACGACATGGTCGTGCCGGCGTCGAAGTGGAAGATCGTGGACCAGACCCGTACGCTGGCGAAGGATTTCGAGCAGCAGTACAATGACGGCCTGATCACCCATGGCGAGAAGTACAACAAGGTCGTCGACGCCTGGTCGAAGGCCGGTGAAGAAGTCGCCAAGGCGATGATGAAGGAGATCTCGTCCACCAAGAAGACGGCGGCGGGCGCGGATGCCGACATCAACTCGATCTACATGATGGCGCACTCCGGTGCGCGTGGTTCGCCGGCCCAGATGCGCCAGCTCGCCGGCATGCGCGGCCTGATGGCCAAGCCGTCGGGCGAGATCATCGAGACGCCGATCATTTCCAACTTCAAGGAAGGTCTGTCGGTTCTCGAGTACTTCAACTCGACCCACGGCGCCCGCAAGGGCCTCGCGGACACCGCGTTGAAGACCGCGAACTCGGGCTACCTGACCCGTCGTCTGGTCGACGTCGCGCAGGACTGCATCATCACGCAGACCGATTGCGGCACCAAGCTCGGCATCAAGATGCGCGCCATCGTCGACGCCGGCACCGTGGTCGCCTCGCTCGGTTCGCGTATCTTGGGCCGCACGGCCTGCGATGACGTGCGTGATCCCGCCACCAACGAGGTCGTCATCAAGCGCGACACCTTGATGGAGGAGAGCCATGTCGACGCGATCCAGCAGGCCGGCATCCAGGAGGTGAAGATCCGCTCCGCACTGACCTGCGAGCTGATCAACGGCATCTGCGCCAAGTGCTACGGCCGCGATCTGGCCCGCGGCACCCCGGTCAACCACGGTGAGGCCGTCGGCGTCATCGCGGCGCAGTCGATCGGTGAGCCCGGCACGCAGCTGACGATGCGCACGTTCCACATCGGCGGCGCCGCGCAGCTCAACGAGCAGTCGTTCGTCGAATCCAACTTCGACGGCAAGATCGTGATCCGGAACAAGGCGATCGCCCGCAACAGCGAGGGCAGCCTGATCGCGATGGTGCGCAACATGGTCGTTGCGATCGTCGATGCCGACGGCGCCGAGCGTGCCACCCACCGTATTCAGTACGGTTCGAAGATGCACGTCGACGAAGGCGACATGGTCAAGCGCGGCCAGCGCATCGCCGAGTGGGACCCCTATACCCGCCCGGTGCTCACCGAAGTCGAGGGTACGATCGGTTTCGAGGATCTGGTCGAAGGCCAGTCGATCTCGGAAACGCTCGACGAATCGACCGGTATCGCCAAGCGCGTGGTCATCGACTGGCGCACGACGCGCGGCGGCTCGGACCTGCGTCCGGCCATCGTGGTCAAGGGCAAGGACGGCAAGGTGCTGAAGCTCGCGCGTGGCGGCGATGCCCGCTACATGCTGTCGGTCGACGCCATTCTGTCGGTCGACATCGGTGCGAAGGTGATGCCCGGCGACATCCTGGCGCGTATCTCGACCGAGAGCGCCAAGACGCGTGACATCACCGGCGGTCTGCCGCGGGTGGCGGAACTGTTCGAGGCTCGCAAGCCGAAGGATGCGGCGATCATCGCGGAGACCGCGGGCACGATCCGCTTCGGCCGCGACTACAAGAACAAGCGTCGCATCTCGATCGAGCCGATGGACAAGACCGAGGAGCCGCGCGAGTACCTGATCCCGAAGGGCAAGCACATCCACCTTCAGGACGGCGACATCGTCGAAAAGGGCGATTTCATCGTCGAAGGCAATCCGGCGCCGCACGACATCCTGGCGATCAAGGGCATCGAGGAACTCGCTGCCTATCTGGTCAACGAAATCCAGGAGGTCTACCGGTTGCAGGGCGTGCTCATCAACGACAAGCACATCGAGGTGATTGTCCGTCAGATGCTGCAGAAGGTCGAGGTCACCGACCAGGGCGACACCGACATGATCTCGGGCGAGCAGGTCGACAAGATCGAGTTCGACGCGCTCAACACCAAGGCCAAGGAGGAGGGCAAGAAGCCCGCCACGGGGACGCCGGTTCTGCTCGGCATCACCAAGGCGAGCTTGCAGACCCGCTCGTTCTTCTCGGCGGCGTCGTTCCAGGAGACCACGCGCGTGCTCACCGAGGCCGCGGTCAACGGCAAGATCGACCCGCTCGAAGGCCTCAAGGAGAACGTCATTGTCGGCCGCCTGATCCCGGCCGGCACCGGCGCCTCGATGGCGCGGATCCGCGAAGTCGCGGTCAAGCGCGACAAGCTGATCCTCGACGAGCGCGAGAAGCAGCAGGCGGCGATCGTGCCGACGGCCCCGGAAGCGGAGCCGCTGGCACTGCCGCCCGCGGAATAG
- a CDS encoding ABC transporter ATP-binding protein: MAPRPPASDDPSRSDADDPELKKKPVAASGPPVPAGTAKPAAAPADEADDEEEDEDDELDDDDDDEDLVVFTAKEAAGALSTIFGFVRPLLANYRKPFAFVSFGVLVETLFNVIMPLSLKFLIDDALGEEDFQALYKILGVLAVAGIITSIIAVWYERWDARLAAGIIADVRTRIFEHVQNLPSAYFARTKRGEILSRFSIDLSAFEGSVKTFANSAALPFLELIAGIILMLFLNWQLAAVALLVFPITLIGPRILTPKAVQANYEQKQNEAALLGTVQENVAAQAVVKAFNLQRRALGWFTLRNRDVRAKAASAMFLSTMVERTVTISVLLLHLVVLAIGAYLATKGQITVGTFVTFESAFWEVSYNIAHLMHFIPVSIQSAAAVRHIQELLDEPTRGADRPGAPDLPRITHDISFDRVTFQYEGAQTPVLDNLSLKLNAGKSIAIVGPSGSGKSTLINLILRLYVPDEGRVAIDGVDIRRVTRESLRANMAVVFQENMLFNMSIRENIRLGKEGATDAEVEDAARKAEIHRYIMSLPQRYDTPVGERGDTLSGGQRQRIAIARALIRNPSVLLLDEATSALDQTTEAAINRTLLKVARGRTMIWSTHRLTSVVEMDEIIVISGGRAIERGSHEELLARNGVYRKLWDDQGHLNHDADDDDDDADDEDDDEEDEGEEA, from the coding sequence ATGGCGCCAAGACCTCCTGCATCAGACGATCCGAGCCGGTCCGATGCCGACGATCCCGAGCTGAAGAAGAAGCCCGTCGCCGCGTCCGGTCCGCCCGTGCCGGCAGGCACCGCGAAGCCCGCCGCGGCGCCGGCTGACGAGGCCGACGACGAGGAGGAGGACGAGGACGACGAGCTCGATGACGATGATGACGACGAGGATCTCGTCGTCTTCACCGCCAAGGAAGCCGCCGGCGCGCTCTCCACGATCTTCGGCTTCGTTCGGCCGCTGCTCGCCAACTACCGCAAGCCATTCGCCTTCGTCAGCTTCGGCGTGCTGGTCGAGACGTTGTTCAACGTCATCATGCCGCTCAGCCTGAAGTTCCTGATCGACGACGCGCTCGGCGAGGAGGACTTCCAGGCGCTCTACAAGATCCTCGGCGTGCTCGCGGTCGCCGGGATCATCACCTCGATCATCGCGGTCTGGTACGAGCGCTGGGATGCGCGGCTCGCCGCGGGCATCATCGCCGACGTCCGGACGCGCATCTTCGAGCATGTCCAGAACCTGCCGTCGGCTTATTTCGCGCGCACCAAGCGCGGCGAGATCCTGTCGCGCTTCTCGATCGATCTGTCGGCCTTCGAAGGCTCGGTCAAGACCTTCGCCAACAGCGCGGCGTTGCCGTTCCTCGAGTTGATCGCTGGCATCATCCTGATGCTGTTCCTGAACTGGCAGCTCGCCGCGGTCGCTCTGCTGGTGTTTCCGATCACGCTGATCGGGCCGCGCATCCTGACGCCGAAGGCGGTGCAGGCCAATTACGAGCAGAAGCAGAATGAGGCCGCGCTGCTCGGAACGGTGCAGGAGAACGTCGCAGCGCAAGCGGTGGTGAAGGCGTTCAATTTGCAGCGCCGGGCGCTCGGCTGGTTCACGTTGCGCAACCGCGATGTCCGCGCCAAGGCCGCGTCGGCGATGTTCCTGTCGACCATGGTGGAGCGAACCGTCACCATCTCGGTGCTGTTGTTGCACCTCGTGGTGCTGGCGATCGGCGCCTATCTCGCCACCAAGGGCCAGATCACGGTCGGCACCTTCGTGACCTTCGAGAGCGCATTCTGGGAAGTGTCATACAACATCGCCCATCTGATGCACTTCATCCCGGTGTCGATCCAGTCGGCGGCGGCGGTGCGGCACATCCAGGAGTTGCTGGACGAGCCGACCCGTGGCGCCGACCGTCCCGGTGCGCCGGATCTGCCGCGCATCACCCACGACATCTCGTTCGACCGCGTCACCTTCCAGTATGAGGGGGCGCAGACGCCGGTGCTCGACAATCTCAGCCTCAAGCTCAATGCCGGCAAGAGCATCGCCATCGTCGGCCCCAGCGGCTCCGGCAAGAGCACGCTGATCAATCTGATCCTGCGGCTCTACGTGCCCGACGAGGGCCGGGTCGCGATCGACGGCGTCGACATCCGCCGGGTGACGCGCGAGTCGCTGCGGGCGAACATGGCGGTCGTGTTTCAGGAGAACATGCTGTTCAACATGTCGATCCGCGAGAACATCCGGCTCGGCAAGGAAGGCGCGACCGACGCGGAGGTCGAGGACGCCGCGAGGAAGGCCGAGATCCATCGCTACATCATGAGCTTGCCGCAGCGTTACGACACGCCGGTCGGCGAGCGCGGCGATACCCTGTCGGGCGGGCAGCGCCAGCGCATCGCGATCGCGCGCGCGCTGATCCGCAATCCGTCCGTGTTGCTGCTCGACGAGGCGACCTCGGCGCTCGACCAGACCACGGAAGCGGCGATCAACCGTACGTTGCTGAAGGTCGCCCGAGGCCGCACCATGATCTGGTCGACCCACCGCCTGACCTCGGTGGTCGAGATGGACGAGATCATCGTGATCTCAGGCGGCCGGGCGATCGAACGCGGCTCGCACGAGGAACTGCTGGCCCGGAACGGCGTCTACCGCAAGCTGTGGGACGACCAGGGGCACCTCAACCACGACGCGGATGATGATGACGACGACGCGGACGATGAAGATGATGATGAGGAGGATGAAGGCGAGGAGGCGTGA
- the rpoB gene encoding DNA-directed RNA polymerase subunit beta: MAQQTFTGRKRVRKFFGHIKEVAEMPNLIEVQKASYDQFLMVDEPAGGRLDEGLQAVFRSVFPISDFSGTSMLEFVRYEFEQPKYDVDECRQRGMTFAAPLKVTLRLIVFDIDEETGAKSVKDIKEQDVYMGDIPLMTMNGTFVVNGTERVIVSQMHRSPGVFFDHDKGKTHSSGKLLFAARVIPYRGSWLDIEFDAKDIVFARIDRRRKIPVTSLMYALGLDGEQILSTFYKKIAYKRTKEGWRVPFDANRFRGYSTINDLIDADTGKVVLEAGKKLTVRTARQMQEKGLKALRMSDEELVGNYLAEDLVNPKTGEIYAEAGEEITEKSMKVLNEQGYKDLPLLDIDHVNVGAYIRNTLSADKNMTREDALFDIYRVMRPGEPPTLDSAQAMFQSLFFDAERYDLSAVGRVKMNMRLELDAPDTHRTLRKEDILAVIKTLVDLRDGKGEIDDIDHLGNRRVRSVGELMENQYRIGLLRMERAIKERMSSVDIDTVMPQDLINAKPAAAAVREFFGSSQLSQFMDQTNPLSEITHKRRLSALGPGGLTRERAGFEVRDVHPTHYGRICPIETPEGPNIGLINSLATFARVNKYGFVETPYRKIKDGRVTDEVVYLSAMEEGRYRVAQANVPLDAKGRFTDDLVVCRHAGEVLPVTPDKVDYMDVSPKQLVSVAAALIPFLENDDANRALMGSNMQRQAVPLVRAEAPFVGTGMEGVVARDSGAAIAARRSGVIDQIDATRVVIRATEDLDPTKSGVDIYRLMKYQRSNQSTCINQRPLVKVGDIVKKGDIIADGPSTDLGELALGRNVLVAFMPWNGYNFEDSILLSERIVKDDVFTSIHIEEFEVMARDTKLGPEEITRDIPNVSEEALKNLDEAGIVYIGAEVRAGDILVGKITPKGESPMTPEEKLLRAIFGEKASDVRDTSLRVPPGVQGTIVEVRVFNRHGVDKDERALAIEREEIERLAKDRDDEQAILDRNVYNRLAELLENRQGIAGPKGFKKDTKITRAVLDEYPKSQWWLFASPNDKLMAEIEAMRKQYDESKKGLEQRFLDKVEKLQRGDELPPGVMKMVKVFVAVKRKIQPGDKMAGRHGNKGVVSKIVPIEDMPFLEDGTHADIVLNPLGVPSRMNVGQILETHLGWACAGLGKRIGQTIDAYYQRQDLKPLRETLKKIYGEDETIKSLNDNELLELGRNLSHGVPIATPVFDGAKEADIEEMLKLAGFDASGQSTVYDGRTGDAFDRKVTMGYIYMLKLHHLVDDKIHARSIGPYSLVTQQPLGGKAQFGGQRFGEMEVWALEAYGAAYTLQEMLTVKSDDVAGRTKVYEAIVRGDDTFEAGIPESFNVLVKEMRSLGLNVDLHNSKVGPAPTSEAAE; encoded by the coding sequence ACCTCATCGAGGTTCAGAAGGCGTCCTATGACCAGTTCCTGATGGTCGACGAGCCGGCCGGCGGCCGCCTCGACGAGGGCCTGCAGGCGGTGTTCCGCTCGGTGTTTCCGATCTCGGACTTCTCCGGCACCTCGATGCTCGAGTTCGTCCGCTACGAGTTCGAACAGCCGAAATATGACGTCGACGAGTGCCGCCAGCGCGGCATGACCTTCGCTGCGCCGCTCAAGGTGACGCTGCGCCTGATCGTGTTCGATATCGACGAGGAAACCGGCGCCAAGTCGGTGAAGGACATCAAGGAGCAGGACGTCTACATGGGCGATATCCCGCTCATGACGATGAACGGCACCTTCGTGGTCAACGGCACCGAGCGCGTCATCGTCTCGCAGATGCACCGTTCGCCCGGCGTGTTCTTCGACCACGACAAGGGCAAGACCCATTCGTCCGGCAAGCTGCTGTTTGCCGCGCGCGTGATTCCGTATCGCGGGTCCTGGCTCGACATCGAGTTCGACGCCAAGGACATCGTGTTCGCGCGTATCGATCGCCGCCGCAAGATCCCCGTGACCTCGCTGATGTACGCGCTCGGTCTCGACGGCGAGCAGATCCTGTCGACCTTCTACAAGAAGATCGCCTACAAGCGGACCAAGGAAGGCTGGCGCGTGCCGTTCGACGCCAACCGCTTCCGCGGCTACTCGACGATCAATGACCTGATCGACGCCGACACCGGCAAGGTGGTGCTCGAGGCCGGCAAGAAGCTGACCGTGCGCACCGCACGTCAGATGCAGGAGAAGGGCCTCAAGGCGCTGCGCATGTCGGACGAGGAACTCGTCGGCAACTATCTCGCCGAGGATCTCGTCAACCCGAAGACCGGTGAGATCTACGCCGAAGCCGGCGAAGAGATCACCGAGAAGTCGATGAAGGTGCTGAACGAGCAGGGCTACAAGGACCTGCCGCTGCTCGACATCGACCACGTCAATGTCGGTGCCTACATCCGCAACACGCTGTCGGCCGACAAGAACATGACGCGTGAGGACGCGCTGTTCGACATCTACCGCGTGATGCGTCCGGGCGAGCCGCCGACGCTGGATTCGGCGCAGGCCATGTTCCAGTCGCTGTTCTTCGATGCCGAGCGCTACGACCTCTCCGCGGTCGGCCGCGTCAAGATGAACATGCGCCTCGAGCTCGATGCGCCCGACACCCATCGCACGCTGCGCAAGGAAGACATCCTGGCGGTCATCAAGACGCTGGTCGACCTGCGCGACGGCAAGGGCGAGATCGACGACATCGACCACCTCGGCAACCGCCGGGTGCGTTCGGTCGGCGAGCTGATGGAGAACCAGTACCGGATCGGCCTGCTCCGCATGGAGCGCGCCATCAAGGAGCGCATGTCGAGCGTCGATATCGACACCGTGATGCCGCAGGACCTGATCAACGCCAAGCCGGCGGCTGCCGCGGTGCGCGAGTTCTTCGGCTCGTCGCAGCTGTCGCAGTTCATGGACCAGACCAACCCGCTGTCGGAGATCACCCACAAGCGGCGCCTGTCGGCGCTTGGCCCGGGCGGTCTGACCCGCGAGCGTGCCGGCTTCGAAGTCCGCGACGTGCATCCGACGCATTACGGCCGGATCTGCCCGATCGAGACGCCGGAAGGTCCGAACATCGGTCTGATCAACTCGCTGGCGACGTTCGCGCGCGTCAACAAATACGGCTTCGTCGAGACGCCCTATCGCAAGATCAAGGACGGCCGGGTCACCGACGAGGTGGTCTATCTGTCGGCGATGGAAGAGGGCCGCTACCGCGTCGCGCAGGCCAACGTGCCGCTCGATGCCAAGGGCCGCTTCACCGACGATCTGGTGGTCTGCCGCCACGCCGGCGAAGTGCTGCCGGTGACGCCGGACAAGGTCGACTACATGGACGTGTCGCCGAAGCAGCTGGTTTCGGTCGCCGCGGCGCTGATCCCGTTCCTCGAGAACGACGACGCCAACCGCGCGCTGATGGGCTCGAACATGCAGCGCCAGGCGGTGCCGCTGGTTCGCGCTGAGGCGCCGTTCGTCGGCACCGGCATGGAAGGCGTGGTCGCCCGTGACTCGGGCGCGGCGATCGCCGCGCGCCGCTCGGGCGTGATCGACCAGATCGACGCCACCCGCGTCGTGATCCGCGCCACCGAGGATCTCGATCCGACCAAGTCGGGCGTCGATATCTACCGGCTGATGAAGTACCAGCGCTCGAACCAGTCGACCTGCATCAACCAGCGTCCGCTGGTGAAGGTCGGCGACATCGTCAAGAAGGGCGACATCATCGCCGACGGTCCGTCGACCGATCTCGGCGAGCTGGCGCTCGGCCGCAACGTGCTGGTCGCGTTCATGCCGTGGAACGGCTACAACTTCGAAGACTCGATCCTGCTCTCCGAGCGGATCGTGAAGGACGACGTCTTCACCTCGATCCACATCGAGGAGTTCGAGGTGATGGCCCGCGACACCAAGCTCGGTCCTGAGGAAATCACCCGCGACATTCCGAACGTCTCGGAAGAAGCGCTGAAGAACCTCGACGAAGCCGGTATCGTCTACATCGGTGCGGAAGTCCGCGCCGGCGACATCCTGGTCGGCAAGATCACGCCGAAGGGCGAGAGCCCGATGACGCCGGAAGAGAAGCTCTTGCGCGCCATCTTCGGCGAGAAGGCCTCCGACGTCCGCGATACCTCGCTGCGCGTGCCTCCGGGCGTGCAGGGCACCATCGTGGAAGTCCGCGTGTTCAACCGCCACGGCGTCGACAAGGACGAGCGTGCGCTGGCGATCGAGCGGGAAGAGATCGAGCGCCTGGCCAAGGACCGCGACGACGAGCAGGCGATCCTGGACCGCAACGTCTACAACCGCCTCGCCGAGCTGCTGGAGAACCGCCAGGGCATCGCCGGCCCCAAGGGCTTCAAGAAGGATACCAAGATCACCCGCGCGGTGCTCGACGAGTATCCGAAGTCGCAGTGGTGGCTGTTCGCCTCGCCGAACGACAAGCTGATGGCCGAGATCGAGGCCATGCGGAAGCAGTACGACGAGTCGAAGAAGGGCCTCGAGCAGCGCTTCCTCGATAAGGTCGAGAAGCTCCAGCGTGGTGACGAATTGCCGCCCGGCGTGATGAAGATGGTCAAGGTCTTCGTCGCGGTGAAGCGCAAGATCCAGCCCGGCGACAAGATGGCCGGCCGTCACGGCAACAAGGGCGTGGTGTCGAAGATCGTGCCGATCGAGGACATGCCGTTCCTCGAGGACGGTACCCATGCGGACATCGTGCTCAACCCGCTCGGCGTGCCCTCGCGCATGAACGTCGGCCAGATCCTCGAGACGCATCTCGGTTGGGCCTGCGCCGGCCTCGGCAAGCGCATCGGCCAGACCATCGACGCCTACTATCAGAGGCAGGATCTCAAGCCGCTGCGCGAGACCCTGAAGAAGATCTACGGCGAGGATGAAACCATCAAGTCGCTGAACGACAACGAGCTGCTGGAACTCGGCCGCAACCTGAGCCACGGCGTGCCGATCGCAACGCCGGTGTTCGACGGCGCCAAGGAAGCCGACATCGAGGAGATGCTGAAGCTCGCGGGCTTCGACGCCTCCGGCCAGTCGACCGTCTATGACGGCCGTACCGGCGATGCGTTCGATCGCAAGGTGACGATGGGCTACATCTACATGCTCAAGCTGCACCATCTCGTGGACGACAAGATCCACGCGCGTTCGATCGGTCCGTACTCGCTCGTCACCCAGCAGCCGCTGGGCGGCAAGGCGCAGTTCGGCGGCCAGCGCTTCGGCGAAATGGAGGTCTGGGCGCTGGAAGCCTACGGCGCCGCCTACACGCTGCAGGAGATGCTGACCGTGAAGTCGGACGACGTCGCCGGCCGTACCAAGGTGTACGAGGCGATCGTGCGCGGCGACGACACCTTCGAGGCCGGCATTCCGGAATCGTTCAACGTGCTGGTCAAGGAAATGCGCTCGCTCGGCCTCAACGTCGACCTGCACAATTCCAAGGTGGGACCGGCGCCGACGTCGGAAGCCGCCGAGTAA